From a single Pseudophryne corroboree isolate aPseCor3 chromosome 6, aPseCor3.hap2, whole genome shotgun sequence genomic region:
- the NKX6-3 gene encoding homeobox protein Nkx-6.3, which produces METHHPGAFMLPPYSNIKAPGCQFPAHATFHKLSSSVLGCHIPSGTPHGISDILGRPLPSPHGGMLPAYPTMPGYGRASATVGCFAEQGGIVAKSGSPYSNQNQGDWMDIGQDWRAGNRTLGPAGSAEVSTRKKHTRPTFTGHQIFALEKTFEQTKYLAGPERARLAFSLGMSESQVKVWFQNRRTKWRKKTTVEPSGPPFLGSRAPGDLTPSENEDDEYSKPLDPDSDDEKIRLLLRKHRAAFSVLSLTPHNL; this is translated from the exons ATGGAGACTCACCACCCTGGGGCCTTTATGCTGCCTCCTTATTCCAACATTAAAGCCCCTGGTTGCCAGTTCCCTGCCCACGCCACCTTTCACAAGCTGAGCAGCTCTGTATTAGGATGCCATATCCCATCAGGGACACCGCACGGCATCTCAGACATTCTTGGGAGACCACTACCCTCTCCACATGGTGGCATGTTGCCAGCATACCCTACTATGCCAGGATATGGAAGAGCTTCAGCTACCGTGGGCTGTTTTGCAGAGCAAGGTGGCATTGTTGCCAAAAGTGGAAGCCCATACAGCAATCAGAACCAAGGTGACTGGATGGATATCGGGCAGGATTGGAGAGCAGGCAACAGGACACTTG GCCCCGCTGGGAGCGCAGAAGTTTCCACCAGGAAGAAGCACACCAGACCCACTTTCACAGGTCATCAGATATTTGCCCTGGAGAAGACCTTTGAACAGACAAAGTACCTGGCAGGCCCAGAAAGGGCGAGATTGGCTTTCAGTCTGGGCATGAGTGAGTCTCAGGTGAAG GTCTGGTTTCAGAACAGACGCACAAAGTGGCGTAAAAAGACCACTGTAGAACCCTCCGGCCCACCTTTCCTTGGTTCTCGGGCCCCTGGGGACCTAACACCCTCTGAGAATGAGGATGATGAATATAGCAAACCGTTGGATCCAGATTCTGATGATGAGAAGATCCGGCTGTTACTGAGGAAACACAGGGCAGCGTTCTCTGTGCTGAGCCTAACCCCTCACAACCTGTAA